GTATTTATAAACTTACTTTTAACAGGCGGAAGCATTTCGTTTTAAACTCTTCATTTTTGCTTAGACTCACGACTGTTTTGATAGAATCTGCAATACTTGGAATTGCTTTCTCAACATacttttgtttctgttttaaggtgggaaaaaaaaacgaaaattacCTCTTGGAGAAAAGTCTATCGCAACACAATGTATTTGAGAAAGTGTCACAAGTCGTTGCTTTGTCTTATCCCCATTCCTTACCTTTTCTTTCACCTTTTCCCTTCTTTCTACCgtctttttgtgtttgttttctttattttgagtACAAAACACATCGCACATTTTCCTTCCGGTGTGAGCGAGTGTTGAGAAGTTACAATTTTTGGCGGGAACACACGACGTCAACTACGCCTGCCGGCGATCGGTGGTTGGCGGGAAAATAATAGGGAGCCTTAATTAAGGAaggacaacggcaacgacgacgcgaagaaacaatctgattggtcgaatgaggaaaaataatggCGCTACAGTGCAactctttgacgtagtctgacAATTAGTCCGCCAAatgacgtgaaatttccaagtttaaggttttaacgacaatcTGTACAACTAACAGCGCTCCTACTAGCCCATTTGGCGCGTGCTCTGTCAAGATATAAAGGACGCAAGGAAGAAGCAATACCATATCCAAAtgtagcattttttttatcaatacgGAACGATTAATTACTGTGAAAACCAGCCTTGCAAGATTTTCAAGGTACACATTGGGGCCATAGAGGTGGGATTGTAAGAGTCAAGTTTTCCCCGAGAAGCGGAGGAAAAGTCGAACTGTAACACGGGGGTCGGCGGGACGTGGTTTCAATTGAATGAAGCCTTAGTTGCTCGCGGTGACATTGCAATCTACAGTAGTTCCCACCGTCTCTCGCCTACCCTCCTCATAGGCTGGGAACCAGAATAAAGAGCTGACTTAATTGGTACAGCCttctgtaacagacccagtggaTTTTTTCCCTTCATCCAGTGAAAATTTAGCCTACCCGGTACCTGgtgaaatttttatattttatccGACCTGTTTTGTCTTCCCCGGTGCGACTTCTGTGTGTGCTttaaaaaggcaaaacagcGACCTGACAGAAAGGTGCAACCTAGTGGAAAATTTGCCCACCCAGTGAAGTTTTTCTCCGAAAACCTGGTGCGAATATAGATGCCACTAGGTCTCTTACAGAGGGGTGTGCCAGTGGAACAAAACACTGGTCGTTCAGTACATTGTAGAGCATTGAAGTCTTTATTCACAATCCACATGGAATAAATTAGATGCAGGCACTGCTAAAATACATAaaataaaaaggtttaaaaattgTACAAATACATCACTTGGCTACCCACCATCAAATACCTTCATAACAAAGCTACCGATTTGTACATGCTACCTTTAACGGTATGTATATTAACAATTATATCAGGCGGACATGTTAAAAACTCTCTCATTCGTCCTCTATCGGAGAACTTAGGGATTTCTGAGTCCATGGTTCAGAAAACCTTGGGCTGTGACTGCTATGAACTTTGCCCTTTAACATCTACAGCATATCGTTAATTTCTTCCATACAGCTGGTCGAAAAGTACACCTTTTTGACGATACTCTGCGACCTAAAAGTTACCCTTACACGAAAAAGTTACACGTTAACTTACACTTAAGACATTCAAGGATCTTACAACAAAAGAGAAGTCCCCAAAATTCCTTGTGCGATCATCTCGCTTCAATTTAATAATTTAGAGGTTTCTGAGGACCATAGAGCAAATTTAATTAACTGTCGATTGGCGGACTTTAGGTGacagagaaaaagaaactttgttCAGTGAGCTGCTATCCTAACTAAATCAGTAATGAAGACCTTTCAAACAACTGTTCTACATGACAAAAAATTGATCCAAAATTGGGAGACAGACTTTCAGCCATTTATTGGGGAATTTGGTTAGACAACAAACTcatataaataaaaattatgcCTGTAATAGCTATTAGGACAGCATTTTTCCCCATATAACAccacaaaaaagaaatcacGTTCACTAGAGGGCATTGCCCGCAATACCGAGCTTTGCGTAGAATTACAGCCATCAAGAATAACATGCTTCATGAAGTAAATCAGAATGGTTAGAAATAAGAGGCTGCCATTGCGAGAATTTTTAAGAAAGCTTAAAATAAATACTTGTCTCCTACACCGAAACGTCCTCGGGGAATTTTAGCTGAGTAAACAAATGGAATATCCACAAAAGTAAAAAATATGGAGCACCAAAGTCCTTCAAATAAATAGATATCTAACTTAAACAATATATATTTCTAACCTGGGAGCTATTCTAATATGATTGACTTTGATGTACAAAAACCAATTCATTTACTCAACCAAGTTGAATTGGAAGGTCTTTACAACATCCTCACTGTTTGGCGAAGTGATATGGCGGGCATTGCAAGTCTCGCACAAAATACAGTGTAGAAATATATATCAATAAATAATGTGTTATTTGGTGAAATTTAGTGAATTAAGAGAAggattttcaataataattagtcGCGGACTCaccacaacaaaaaacaaaacaaggtggAAAGGAATTATTACTTGTTGGATTAGTTGATTTGCATATTAGGGTGTTTTgatttaaaattcacaaacttGAGTAAGAAACTCGTCGATGACCTTGATGCCTTAAAGTAAACGGGATGATAAAACGGATTTCCAATGAAGAATATTATTCTCCGCTaaaaggtggctccctataatATAACAAAAATACCCGCAAGAACATTTTGCGATGTTTCAAGTCTGTCGGCTCCAGTTAATAATTCTCAAATTCGCTACAGTTGTGTGctcagttgcctggcctttgaatgaaagtgaggctggagttaaccttgttttgatggaaaacctcactgcttttcttactTAAATTCTTACTAATTGACATGAGAACAGCATCGttcacataagaaaagcagggaggtctCTATAAAAACAAGGTCTTCAACTTCtgcttcactttcattcaaaggccagacaACTAGGCACACGACCGTAAATGGTCTAATGCCGACTCGCCCTCATCACTAACCGTCTTTCTGTCTCTCGCatgaaatgacaaaaaatgtACTACAGTATTGTTAAACATAGGAGGTCTGTCAAGCTTTAGTGAGAAAGCTTGATGACAAGCTATCGATTCAAATTCGAGATAGCCTTTTAAGAAACTTGAGAGCGACTTCCCACAACATCTAAAGAACCGAGAGCCTTCTTGCAGCAAAGCGTCACCAGCTTTGTAGTGGTAAGAAATTTATAAGGAGCCACCTATATAATACCTGAGATTTTAAGACAAGCTGAACCCCTCAAGAAAGTTCCCTTTGGCTTTTATCTCAACCAATATAAAATAGGATCTTGACAGTGAAAACGAACAAAACGAATTTTTGACAGAGCACTGTTGTATAATAAAATAATCTCAACTAGATTACTAGAGTGAGTAAGTTTCCTACAGAAGAAGTAAACAAAACTGAGAAAATTTTACAGTTCCACAAGAGGATAGaatcaattttgataaacaatCACATttaaagaataatattattatcaaattcCTCATAAGGGATGCTATATAAAATATCTATATTCCTAATAGCAAATTTCTATTGTCTTTAAGACAAACACAGGACAAAAGATCATCTTTGTTATCCTCTTAAAGCCAGCtgagaattttctttttttgtacaaaatacaaaatttgaatttgccaaGATCACAATGGCTGTCTTGTTCACTACACTACACATAATACACTGCTGGTACGATaaccaattattattttcatctcttcaaatattttacaataataatattatcattttgGAATCCACAATTAAATAATCTTGTTCCTTAATATCTGGTCCCCTCTATTTGTGAAATACTAGATTAGGATGGACTAAGGGCTAGCCAATAGTCTTTAAACTTGACAATGAGAGTTGCCTATTTTACATGCTGCCTGCACACGGAAATTTTTTGAGTTAAAGAGCAAAAGTACCATGTTTTATCTAAGTCAGGACATAATTtgcaatcaatcaatttttgaaCATGTACAAGTTGAAATCTCCACCATGAATAAATTATAACTCTGTTTTCTAGTTTGTACAGCAATACATTTATTGCACGGTTTTGATAAAGGCTTCTCCAATACTTTTGCAGAGAAACATGTCTTCATTGATTGTTCAACAACTATTAATATCATGCATGCTGGTATCACCCCAATTCCAATAAATAAATTGCAGTTACATAAAGCTATTGCAATGACGATAATGATGCCCTTAGACGAATGAAACCATGATTCCTGGTAAAATCAAAAGTTGTAAAATACTTTTAGGCCAGATCATGTAAGCAGGGCCTAAATCTGTTACTTTTGCAAGGCAGCGTTTGCAGTGATGAAtgaagcaaaaatgaaaatactttCTGCAAGTACCACAAGTTTTAAAAAGTGAGGCTTTTCCAAATGGTTAAAAGAGTATTCTTGTCCATATTgtatttgaaaatattattttcgtgGCAAAGTTAGGTGCAAGCTTAGCAAAAGCACTTCTCTCTTGATGAACCATTCCTAATAAGTGTACTGCTTTCATCAATAAAATCCACATTGAGGTTACCAGTATGAAATGTAAAATAAATTCTACAGTTCTGTTATATATAaggtgacaataataatattatttaacttATTTATTAATGTCATAACCTTTCCCATGCTATCTGCATTCCACAGGAGGGATGCTTGACGAAGATAAGTTATGTGAggatgacgatgacgacgatgatgacgcAGGAATTgacttttgtaaatcttggGTCTCTATAGCATCTGCGACTTCTGACAAAGATATGTAAAAGAAATGTGTAAATGATCCTAAAAAATATTCACAAGGGTCATGCAGAAAATGTCCCTTATTTTGTGGCTCAAAGTACTGACATTGATGTTTCGGACCTCAACTACTAAAAAGGCACAAAGAAGAAGACACTTCTAATCAATCCCTTCACTCCCAAGAATAACataaaaggtaaaggtaaaggtcacttttatttaacgtcggtagttccttcagtcccactgctatcaatggaagccgacggtgcgccctctacccccccccctgccactgtcagtgctccgttttacgggtattcaaagctatagctacacggatcagaggaaagtcatCCATGAGTTGAAAATTTTTGCAAAGGTGCCATATGGCACTctacaaccaatcagaacttcCATAAGAATGAGAGTACAACTCCTACTTGATTGAACTCCTTTAGAGAAGTAAGACCTGTcccattcaaaagaaaaatacacaaGCTTGCAAacctcttttctttttaagcttCTTTCTCTTTCGATCAATGCTGGCTACCTCAGCCTTCAGAGAGCTATAAACCTTTCTCATTTCTTTGATCTTGTCTTGGAGCAATCTAATACGTTCTCCACCATCCTCTTTGGCTTTAATTTCCTCTGAAAATTAGAAGAAATCCACACATGTGAAAAGTGTTGTAATGCTGGAAATGAGAAGTACTGTATACTATTTTTTTGAGCAAGAAGTAACAACATGATATAATCTGTCAGCAATTCTTGTTTCCCCCTTTTTATTTTATGAGACTGCTGCCTTTTTTGTAGCTGATATACAAAGATACAAAAAGAAATCTTGAACCCACACTAAAGAGCATTCTAAATCAAGGAGATACTGTATTGCATCCTGTGATGCCCATACAATGAAGTGACAGTTCCCTTCAGTAGATGTATTGGACATACTTGCGCACATCACCTTTCTTGCTTGGTGCTTGATCTTTTTACATGGCTGCCCCTAAACTATGGAACGATATTCCCCTTTTTATTAGAAATATATCTTCACTTCATTCTTTCAAGAAGGCTTTTAACACTCCTTTCTTTCAGAAGGCATTTCCCAGCTAATTTGTGTTTTATTCTTTTATTAAGAAGGCTTCGTGTAATTTTAGATTTTTTACTTATTATTAGGAATGATCTGTAAATAGGACTTTTTGTTAactagaataattattttatgcaCCAGAATTTTAGGATTTTGTTGAGTCAATGTAATGCACAGATGAAATTCCTTTCCCTGCACTGATATTTGCAcaatacaaataaataattaacaataatttttattccatgagcgcgagttggatatgagatggtaaatagccaacgaggggcgtagcgccgagttggctataaccagtctcatatccaacaatcgtgaatggaataattgttttaataaattccttaaaatttgaagtacgaaatacaagcgaaaaaagcgagaaaatccgagcgaaatcaaataaaatacttgGTGAAGATgggatgttgtgtaacaccttgtggtcagacagacgtaggctcatcacaaacaacatttcttgccttttctcGTACTTCTAAAcatcggcattgatccaaactttccacaaaagttttttttgactttattcagagaaaaattttgctttccgccgaaaacatttttagcttagcgaTGCTttgcgcaatcatttaccatataaggtcaaactaaggtatatgagctgataaccaagattgagtgaaccaatcagagtacacGAAATGAATTATCCAAGGCtgataatttaataattattattactattattattatatattcatacgttgcattgaaaTTAAAGAACAATGATGATGATCAACATGACTTCTTAAATCCCAAGGTAACATGGTTGAGCACAAACACTTTACTAAGTAGAGACTACAAACATCAACAAagcaatataaaaaaaatatgttctgCACAAATAAAGTCACCTTGTGTATTTAAAGACATACCTAGATCCATGTCAAAAGACACTCTTGGTCGACGTGGGGATGAAAACACTCCAGCTGACTGGTTATACAGTGGACTCCCTGGGGCATCACTTCCTGTACTGTCATTCCCAGATGCATGACgatgtttctttttctccttcCGTTTCTTGTGTTTCCTATGATTTTGCTCCGAACTCTTCTTCTCTGCCTTGGAATCTTGGTCTTTTTTATCATTGTCTGGACGGTTTTGACCCGAATTTTTCCCACTGCAATTATTTTCCACTGAGCCCTGAGCACTTTCATTGCCATTACTGCAGTGCGCAGAGGTTGATGCTCCGGAATCAGTGGTGTGTTCAGATTTTGTGTCCTCCGAGGATGACGAGCTTGATGAAACAGTTTCCATGGCAGTTGGGGTACCTTGTGTTTGCAAAGGCTGGTTTGGAGATGGTGCCAAAGAGTTGTCTGTATGAAGGCGATCTACCTCTGAATTTTGCGTAGTAACATCATGttctaatttaatttttttaacttcaggGAATGCACCTTTTACATCTTCCAGATCTCTGCTCACAGTTTCAGGCGATCTCATACTTTTTGTCATGCCATTTAAAATCTTTTTGTGcctctcttttcttttcccATTTGTCAAGTTACAGGTGTGATCAGCCTTTCGCTCTTCACCAGGATTTTCCTGTGCTGTTTTACTTTCACACAGAGTCGCTTTCTTACCAATGTCCTCAGAGTCACTATTTGATGCTGAAAGTCTCTTTTCTTGGATTTGGTCATCAGTTTCTTCTTGAATAGCTTCAGGGATTGTCTGGACAGTACTGACTACATCCACAGTTTTGATTTGTGGTTCTAATAATGGTTCTGGGGTTGCAGACTTTTGTCTTCTTCTAGATGGTGGACTTTTCACTGCCAAAGAGATGCAAATAAAGGTGttctataattatttataaaCCAAGACCACAGGGCTTTAAGATCCAATTAATTTGATATAGGTTGTGCCTTGCCAACATGCAGTGGAAAAAGACTTGTCAGGCAAACGTTTTGGGTGCCAAAGgatgaaaagagaaaagaatccAAATTAATTTTTACTTGTCTGCTCAAAATTTTACGTGCTTAAAAGAAGTGCAGCAGTAAATTTAACTGTCTTGCTTACGAAATGCTGTTCATCAGGAAACTTAAACCTTCTCTCAATGTACAAAGTGATTCCAAAATGCAAaactttttatttaatttttgttttctattgtatTTCATTCTTATTCTCATACATATTTTCTACTGTACATTAGTTCCTATTGTTTACTTATCATAATATATACTTGTTTAATTCTTATTCATTTTGACTTGAGAATGACGTTATGTAAACGTCGTCAAattttttacaaatgtttttcGATCAACATTTTTTATCGCTAAACTTCTTAGTCAAATGCTCCTCAAAAAGCTCGGAAAGAAAAGCTGTGCAAAAAAAGGGCTCAAAGATGAAATCACCAATTTGGCAACCTTCCTCATCTTTTGGTTGCCAGAACATTTTTCTCAATAGCTACGGCAACCAAAATGACAGGAGCCTGGAAGGCTGCAAAAATGTCatgaaaacaatgacaaaatatGGATACCTGGGGTGTATGGACATCTCACCAGCAGGGGTCCCTAGGGTGGGATTATAATAATTGTACAAAAACAGATCACCATGCGATGAGACATTGAAATGCAGCTGTTCCtgcaaaaataagcaaaaacgaaaaaagcatCCCTACCTTCTTCAAGTCCATTTGACATTTCAGAAGCAGAGCTCCTCTCTGACCTTGTGCGGGTTGTCCCTCGTCCAGAACCTGATTTTGGTGACTTCCCTAGAGATGGTGACAAAGACCCAGACCTTGTGGAGGGAGAGCATGGTCTCTTTAAGGCACTCTTAGAGCCATTTGCTGGTGGCAACTGTTTGGCACTAGCTTCCTTGCCAGCTCCTGCAGTCGCCTTGTTGGTCCGTCTGCCTGACGGCTTAGCAGTTGGTCGTGCAACTGGTTTTGGAGGTGATTTTGCATTAGTTTCTTGTCCCTTGGCAGCACTTCCTGGCCCTCCTGTTCTATTTCGAGTCTGCCTGGTGCCCCAGCCGGCAATCTTCTCTGGCTTTATCCATTCATCGTATCTGCAATGAAATAATCACATTATCGGTGAACAATGACTATGAATGGGAAGgattattttaaataaattggCATGAATGGGAAGgattattttaaataaattggCTAAGTAAGGCACTGCATGCAACACTGGTAGTAGCTCAGACTAGATATTGCATGCAGAGTAATGGGCAACAAGGGGACATGGGGAGGGGAGGGTTTGGGTAATGCAAGGGGTCATAGAGAGGGAGACGACGTGGCTAGATCAAGTCTCGCctgggagggagagataagcaGTCTTTGCTACAATGATCCAGATGTCTTTGTGAAAATGTGTTAGCTATCTTGCCTTCTTCCTCCCTCAATGTTAAACATGCAAAATAATGTTACCATTGTCAAGTACAATGAACTTGGTGGGTTAAGCACTGACTGGAGAGGGGAGGAGATATGAGTAGTGGAGAGGGGAAAGAAAGATTGAGCTCCCACATAACTTGTCTACAAATgtcagggcgtaaaattgcgcctaatacaggcgccaatgcgactaaatttttcactttggcaaccaaatcctgaaaattagtcgccaatttggcgactagaatttctaatcatACCTTACGTAGAGATCTAGTTATTgttaaagatttgtaaagataaatctgcagcaaagttccttggttaGCTCGTTTTCAAAACGCAGCAGCTTTCaaacgtaaatctatcgtcactacacgccatcttggatttaggtaacctttcacgttgtatatgacccattctggtgtcctctttgtagctcgtgcgaattttcagGAATTTAATCCATCTAGTACAgcgacagggtaaaaatggttttgtgtgtgtgtcatggccaccaactttttggaaatggctaccactttaaaatatttaggagccaagtggctaccgggaaaaaaagttaattttatgcCCTGATTGTACAAAAGATTTGGTAtcaactaataataataataataataataataataataataatgatacatACCTATTATTCCAACCAGCATAATGAATACAGTACATGGTTCCTTCACTGGCCTCTGAATCAATGTGAATAATCTAGGAAATGAAAGTGTAAATAATACAGTGTGAAACACCAAAGAAAATCTACATTACAAAGGCTTAAATAAAAGCGGTACcatgaagaaaataatcaacTACTGACAATTGTGACACAATTAATTCCACATATGTGCAGAAATGCGGAGGTAGAAACTCATCTAGGTATAATTGAGTGCAATACTGAACAGATCTCATTGACTCATGAAATTTCAGCACACTCTTGAAAGAAAGCAATCATAATAGAAGATCTTCCACTCTCATCCACAGCTAAAGCGAAAAAAAGTGCCAGACTTAATACCTTGGCATCATAAAGCCGGTGATTCCGCCCACGACCATACTTGACTTGTATCTTGTCCCCAACTTCAAAACTGTACTCATCTGCTGGAATATCAGATTTGCCATCAGATGGTGGTTCACTCACATCAGATGATGACTCCGGACTATTAACCACATCTACTGACTCATCCTCCTCTGGGCTCTTGGTTTGTGAATCACTTAGAACACCATTTTCAAACTCACGGCTTTGCTGTCGCTTCATTTCCTTGATCCGTGAGCTTTGCTTACATTCTGGTTTCTTCACTGTGACCTCATCTTGTTCGTCATCAATGTCTGGTAAAGGCTCCAAGCATTCCAAATGTTTCTCATCGCTGCTATCTCCAGGGCTCTCTGGACTTTCGGGTTTGATGTTCTTCTCGCAAGAGTCGTGATCAGCAACTTCTACTTCTGATGTCTTGTTTGATTTCTTCTCATGAAGTTCAAAAGGATAAAGGTATCTGTGACAAAGTTAATTTAAAGAGGCGACACATTTAAGCAGTCCTTCAAATTTAAAGCTGGTGCATTTGAGGCCAAAAACTCGACAAACCCagctaaaaaataatttttaacacAACTGGCCC
This genomic window from Acropora muricata isolate sample 2 chromosome 2, ASM3666990v1, whole genome shotgun sequence contains:
- the LOC136909002 gene encoding AT-rich interactive domain-containing protein 4A-like; the protein is MAQSSEEPPFLPVGTDVSAKYRGAFCEANVKVVKKLVKCKITITKTNTSLTVHDDCVKGALKVGATVEAKTPDGQFMEGIITKLTDASVYTVVFDDGDERTLRRTSLCLKGERHFNESETLDHLPLTDPENFGTPVVQDGKKRKKRRLSQAASMDDSETERDEQAPSVAPSKKKCLFDDSILGKVVVVENRCKRRNMWFPALGVNPSKNEADLVKSREKCVVRSFDDGKYHVVNVKDTKDFTKDQDPVHGVLKGENKKIKPAVERALAYLETGRVPGIWEENASDVIVQEDSEEDSKKAHSSEDESSSVDEDGEKKAFKEKLLAFMKDKGTPIARPPILGNQDLDLHKLYKIVQEHGGMEKVSNEPSLWRKIYQQMDIAVVPPSASHHIKMAYKKYLYPFELHEKKSNKTSEVEVADHDSCEKNIKPESPESPGDSSDEKHLECLEPLPDIDDEQDEVTVKKPECKQSSRIKEMKRQQSREFENGVLSDSQTKSPEEDESVDVVNSPESSSDVSEPPSDGKSDIPADEYSFEVGDKIQVKYGRGRNHRLYDAKIIHIDSEASEGTMYCIHYAGWNNRYDEWIKPEKIAGWGTRQTRNRTGGPGSAAKGQETNAKSPPKPVARPTAKPSGRRTNKATAGAGKEASAKQLPPANGSKSALKRPCSPSTRSGSLSPSLGKSPKSGSGRGTTRTRSERSSASEMSNGLEEVKSPPSRRRQKSATPEPLLEPQIKTVDVVSTVQTIPEAIQEETDDQIQEKRLSASNSDSEDIGKKATLCESKTAQENPGEERKADHTCNLTNGKRKERHKKILNGMTKSMRSPETVSRDLEDVKGAFPEVKKIKLEHDVTTQNSEVDRLHTDNSLAPSPNQPLQTQGTPTAMETVSSSSSSSEDTKSEHTTDSGASTSAHCSNGNESAQGSVENNCSGKNSGQNRPDNDKKDQDSKAEKKSSEQNHRKHKKRKEKKKHRHASGNDSTGSDAPGSPLYNQSAGVFSSPRRPRVSFDMDLEEIKAKEDGGERIRLLQDKIKEMRKVYSSLKAEVASIDRKRKKLKKKREVADAIETQDLQKSIPASSSSSSSSSHNLSSSSIPPVECR